Proteins encoded within one genomic window of Corvus moneduloides isolate bCorMon1 chromosome 20, bCorMon1.pri, whole genome shotgun sequence:
- the LOC116454084 gene encoding 1-acyl-sn-glycerol-3-phosphate acyltransferase alpha-like isoform X1 — protein MELFLLHYPFTCLLIAFLVLYQVKPAFRFFCKMTFYKLWLFTISIGVMILSIPRGRNAENMMILRTLALPLKYIFGIQIVVKGKENLRTKKPFVLVLNHQTSLDILVVMEILPRRCVPIAKKEILYMGTFGLACWLSGVIFIDRKRREESIGTLTEVAHSLHKDNLRVLIFPEGTRNHGGSMLPFKRGAFQLAVKAQVPIIPVVLSSYNSFYNRKEKRFTPGRNGTFQASLFLLPLDFSLLVQYLSKRTWRSSRVLEKDDHPDPARSGDAWPGPRQCSQADRAGP, from the exons ATGgagcttttcctccttcactACCCCTTTACCTGTCTGCTCATTGCCTTTCTAGTCCTCTACCAGGTGAAACCTGCATTCAGATTCTTCTGCAAGATGACCTTCTATAAGTTGTGGCTCTTCACCATAAGCATTGGGGTTATGATCCTCAGTATTCCTCGTGGACGTAACGCAGAGAACATGAT GATTTTACGCACACTGGCCCTGCCACTCAAATACATCTTTGGCATTCAGATAGTGGTGAAGGGCAAGGAGAACCTCAGGACTAAGAAACCTTTCGTCCTGGTGCTGAATCACCAGACCTCCCTTGACATCCTGG TGGTGATGGAGATACTGCCAAGGCGCTGTGTGCCCATTGCCAAGAAGGAGATCCTGTACATGGGCACATTCGGCCTGGCCTGCTGGCTCTCAGGGGTCATCTTCATCGACCGCAAGAGGAGGGAAGAGTCCATTGGCACCCTGACAGAGGTGGCACACTCCCTGCACAAGGACAAC TTGCGTGTCTTGATCTTCCCTGAAGGAACTCGCAACCATGGTGGCTCCATGTTGCCCTTCAAACGTGGAGCCTTCCAGCTGGCTGTGAAAGCCCAG GTCCCTATTATTCCTGTAGTGTTGTCTTCCTACAACAGCTTCTACAACCGGAAGGAGAAGAGGTTTACACCAG GAAGAAATGGGACATTTCAGGCatcactttttcttctccccttgGATTTCTCACTGCTTGTCCAATACCTGTCCAAGAGAActtggagaagcagcagagtcCTGGA GAAAGATGATCATCCAGATCCTGCCAGAAGTGGAGACGCTTGGCCTGGGCCCAGACAATGTTCCCAAGCTGACAGAGCAGGTCCGTGA
- the LOC116454084 gene encoding 1-acyl-sn-glycerol-3-phosphate acyltransferase alpha-like isoform X2, whose amino-acid sequence MELFLLHYPFTCLLIAFLVLYQVKPAFRFFCKMTFYKLWLFTISIGVMILSIPRGRNAENMMILRTLALPLKYIFGIQIVVKGKENLRTKKPFVLVLNHQTSLDILVVMEILPRRCVPIAKKEILYMGTFGLACWLSGVIFIDRKRREESIGTLTEVAHSLHKDNLRVLIFPEGTRNHGGSMLPFKRGAFQLAVKAQVPIIPVVLSSYNSFYNRKEKRFTPGKMIIQILPEVETLGLGPDNVPKLTEQVRDSMLSAYQGISGMTNGASH is encoded by the exons ATGgagcttttcctccttcactACCCCTTTACCTGTCTGCTCATTGCCTTTCTAGTCCTCTACCAGGTGAAACCTGCATTCAGATTCTTCTGCAAGATGACCTTCTATAAGTTGTGGCTCTTCACCATAAGCATTGGGGTTATGATCCTCAGTATTCCTCGTGGACGTAACGCAGAGAACATGAT GATTTTACGCACACTGGCCCTGCCACTCAAATACATCTTTGGCATTCAGATAGTGGTGAAGGGCAAGGAGAACCTCAGGACTAAGAAACCTTTCGTCCTGGTGCTGAATCACCAGACCTCCCTTGACATCCTGG TGGTGATGGAGATACTGCCAAGGCGCTGTGTGCCCATTGCCAAGAAGGAGATCCTGTACATGGGCACATTCGGCCTGGCCTGCTGGCTCTCAGGGGTCATCTTCATCGACCGCAAGAGGAGGGAAGAGTCCATTGGCACCCTGACAGAGGTGGCACACTCCCTGCACAAGGACAAC TTGCGTGTCTTGATCTTCCCTGAAGGAACTCGCAACCATGGTGGCTCCATGTTGCCCTTCAAACGTGGAGCCTTCCAGCTGGCTGTGAAAGCCCAG GTCCCTATTATTCCTGTAGTGTTGTCTTCCTACAACAGCTTCTACAACCGGAAGGAGAAGAGGTTTACACCAG GAAAGATGATCATCCAGATCCTGCCAGAAGTGGAGACGCTTGGCCTGGGCCCAGACAATGTTCCCAAGCTGACAGAGCAGGTCCGTGACTCCATGCTCTCTGCCTACCAGGGGATATCAGGAATGACGAACGGAGCTTCCCATTAG